The sequence ggtgaggggatggggagctggggaccTGCACAATCCTGCGGGGCACGGCTCCgctcagcacctcctgcctgggGCACGCAGCAGGGCCGAGAGCGAGCCCCGAGAGCTGCCTCGCCTCCTGACACCTGTCACAGCGGGGAGGCCGTGCTGCTCAGTGCCTGGCACTGTACGGGTCCGGGTGGcgccatggggctggggacatgaCCATGTCCCGCTccccccccacagcccagcGCAATGGCAGCGCGGAGCCGGCACCTGCCTGCGATGAGGGGGATGGCTGCTACCTGCAGCTCTCCCGGCCAGGCGGCGCGCTGGAGCTGCGTGCTCTGGGCACAGCAGGCGCACAGCAGGACCGGGCACGCATCAACAGTTCAGAGGCAAAGCTGGTGGCCAAGCGGCGTGTGATCCGCATGCTGGTGGTCATCGTGGCCATGTTCTTCCTCTGCTGGCTGCCCATCTTCACCGCCAACACCTGGCGTGCCTTTGCACCGCGGGCAGCCCAGCGCGCACTCTCGGGGACACCCATCTCCTTCATCCACCTCCTGTCCTACACCTCTGCCTGTGCCAACCCCCTCATCTACTGCTTCATGAACCGCCGCTTCCGCAAGGCCTTCCTGGGCACTTGCACCGGCTGCCACCGCGCCTGCCCGCGCCGCCCGCTCGATGAGGACGTGGCCAACGTCAACGCCTCGCTCTCCAAGTTCAGCTACACCACCGTCAGCAGCCTCGGGCCCCCCtgagcccggccccgcgcccccctgcCCCCGCCAAGTCCCCCTCGTGTCCTGACGCAGCCCCCTGTGCTTCGCGTCTCCTCTACCCCTCCAGCCTCAGTGGCACCCGCGAGCCTccgtgcgcccccccccctcccacctgCCCCGGGGCATCCCCCGTGCCTGCGGGCTCTGCGCTGCGGCCCCGGGCTGAGCAGGGTGGCGGCGGCCCCCGCGCTCCCCTCGCCCCGTCCGTGGGGCCGGAGGcgggggtgatggggggaaACCCCCAGCCCGGGCCCTCCCCGCTCGCTCCCCGCGGGCTGCGGCCACAATAAAGCCTTTGCCTGGTGCCACCCGCCCCGCTTCTTcccccccgcccggcgccgGGCAGCGCGGAGCACGGAGCCGGGCAGGGCGCGGCAGCGCCGggagccccgggcccggccctcGGTGGGTCCGCGCCCCGGGACGGCCCCGAGCGGGGGGAGCCCTgcgggagcagggaggggagcgCCCGCAGGCTCCgtaccggcaccggcaccggcacggGGGGACGGTCCCGAGCGGCTCGGCGCGGCTCGGCGCGGCTGGGTCATTCCCAGAGCCCCGGGTCCTGCCGCCGttcctgcccggccccggctccgtCCGCGGCTCACACCCCCGCGTAGGCGCGTGCACACACTCGTGTGCGTGCATGCACACGCAGCTGCTCGGGTTTGCACAGCCATGCATGCTCGGGCACACAGCCCTGCACACACGCCTGCACACCTGTGCACGCGCACACAGCTGCGCCTGGCACTTGCATGCACGCACACCTGTAcctgcacatgcacacacagctgtgccccccccagacacaaGCGCAGCCCCTGGCACCCAGCAGCAGATCCcgtgggcagcagcacaggacccatggcgggggggggggggctgagatGTCCCCGTGGGCAGCGCGAGGGGGTCCCCACGGGCTTCAGGTGCTGTGCTCCCGTTCAGACAGCGCCCGCTGGGCTCCATCTCCCACAGCACCTGGTGGGACTCCACCTCCCGCAGCGCCTCTCCCAGGCTCCATCTCGCACCCTGTTCCAACAGGACTCCATCTCCCACAGCTCTCCCGTGGGACTACGTCTCCCTGAATGCTTTAATGGGCCTCCGCCTCCCATAGCCCCCCGGCAGGACTCCCATAGCTCCCCAGTTGGATTCCATCTCTGACCAGCGGGGCTCCATctgccacagcccccccccgttCCCTCCATGCCCCCACATCCCTCAGTTCCCCAGGGGGGCTCCACGTCCCGTACCCGCCCGTTCCTTCTGTGAGCCCACGTCCTGCagtgccccagcagggctccaTCTCCTGTAGCCCCCCCATTCCCTCCATGACTCCATCTCCCATTCTGACCCGCAGGGCTCCacgtcccgcagccccccccgttCCCTCCGTGACCCCACGTCCCGCGGCACCCCAGCGGGGCTCCACCTGGCCGTGACCTCCCGGGACTCCGTCTCCAGGACGCCCAGCAGGGCCCCCATCTCCCAGCAGGGCCTCCATCCCTCCCCCGCGCTGCCCTCCCGGCCTCCACCGAGCGCCGCGTCCCGGCGCGATCCGTCGCTGGCCGTGCCCCCGGGACTCCCCCTCCGGCCGTGCCCGCTACCCCGCGGGACTACATCTCCCATCGTGCCCCGCGCggcgccccgccccccgcgctccggccccgccccctcgcctTGGCCCCGCCCCGCTCGGAGCCGTCCCGGCCATGGCGGTGGGcgcgggccgggccccgccgctggCCCTGGCGCTGGCCCTGGCGCTGCCGCTGTCGGCGGCGCTGTCACCGCCCGGCGCCGCGCTgctggaggcggcggggccgcgctggGGCTGGCGCAACCTGACGTGCCCGGGCTGCCGGCTGCTCTTCGGGGCGCTCGACCTGGCGCTGCAGGTgccggcgggcagcggggcggggggacgggaccgggaggagaggggaggggagggagcgggactggggggcaccgggacggggggagggacggggaaggggggggggagggaagggggggcggggggggaaggggggggggggggggggagggaaggggatggtgaagggggggggaggaaaggggaaggggggggaggcggcggggggggtaggaaggggagggcaccgggacggggagggagggacaggaggggaagggagggcacCGGGCGGGCGAGGGGAGGGCACCGGGACAGGACAGGACGGGGGAGCACCGGGACGGGAGGGCAGCAGGACtggagggcactgggacaggacGGGAGGGGAGGGCACTGGGACGGTAGGACACCGGGACGGGACAGGCCAGGACGGGAAGGCAGcggcatggggacagggacagggccgGGATGAGGCCGAGGCAGGGGCTGGACGGGAACGGGCAGAGCGGGGCCAGCGAggtcggggccggggccgggagggcaCAGGGATGGGAGCAGCGAggcccggggcagggctggagcctcGTGACAGCCGCTGTTGGGACTGGGACGGGACGTGCCTTGTGGTGGGtcacgggacgggacggggacaGCTGGGGCCAGGGACGGGCGCTGGGGCCAGGACGGGGAAGGGGAACCCGGCCGAGGCCGCCCGCTTCCCCCGGGGCCGGGTGCCGGCAGAGCGAGGACCAGCGCGTCCCCATTGCCCGCCGCAGCTGGAGCCCAACGTGGCGCGCGTGGGGCGCGTGGCGGCGGGCCTgtgccaggagctgcggctggcGCGCCCCGAGATCTGCCGGCAGGCCGTGCAGCTCTTCCAGCGCGACGTGGTGGCCGCCTGGGCCCGCTCCGTGCTGCGGCCCAGCGAGGCCTgcgggctgctgctgggcccgCGCTGCGGCCACTGGGACATCTTCGGCGCCTGGAACGtctccctgcccgccgcccccaaGCCGCCGGTgcggcccccggcgcccccgccgcccggcgcGCCCAGTGCCCGCATCCTCTTCCTCACCGACCTGCACTGGGACCGGCTCTACACCCCGGGCAGCGAGCCTGCCTGCCCCGACCCGCTCTGCTgccgcggcgccgcccgccctgGCCCTGGCGGCGCTGGCTTCTGGGGCGAGTACAGCAAGTGCGACCTGCCGCTGCACACCATCGCGGCGCTGCTGGCCCAGCTGCACCACGCTGGCCCCTTCGCCGCCGCGTACTGGACGGGAGACATCCCGGCACACAACGTCTGGCAGCAGCACCGCGAGGACCAGCTGCTGGCCCTGCGCACCGTCACCGCGCTGTTGCGCCAGCACCTGGGCGCCCTGCCCGTCTACCCGGCCGTGGGCAACCACGAGGCCACCCCCGTCAATGCCTTTCCCCCACCCTACGTGCGCGGCAACCAGTCCTCGGCGTGGCTGTACGACGCGATGGCTGAGGCCTGGCAGGACTGGCTGCCCCCACCGGCGCTGCAGACCCTCCGGTGGGGCGGCCGCGCAGggagcaaggggctggggggggtccaggcTGTGAGGACCGGGgtggctctgggctggctggggggcacaggggcaaGGAGCTTGCAGGGCACGGGGGAACTCCTGGTGGGAGGGTGCTTGgacaggtggggggggggctgcagacCAGGGGCACacaggggccgggggcgggggcaCTGCTGCTTGGGGCAGATgtgaggggaggaagggggggtcTGAGGTactgcaggctggggggggacgtGTGCCAGACACATGGGGATAGCGCAGCCCTGGGCAGTCAGCGCTGACACCCCCCCTTCCCTGCAGAGCCGCTGGCTTCTACACGGTGCAGGTATGGCCTGGGCTGCGCCTCGTCTCGCTCAACATGAACTTCTGCTCCCAGGCCAACTTCTGGCTGCTCATCAACTCCACTGACCCTGCGGGGCAGCTGCAGTGGCTCGTGGGCGTTCTGGAGGCCGCCGAGCAGCAGGGCGAGAAGGTGGGCATCAgcagggtgggggggtcccagggccccGCAACCCCTGTGCATCCCGCACCAGCCCCccctctcctggctgctgcccctAGGTGCACATCATAGGGCACATCCCTCCAGCCCACTGCCTgcggagctggagctggaactaCTACCGCATCGTCAACAGGTCAGCCCGCGGGGGGCCGGGTCTGTGCCGGGGCCCTGCTGCGCCTGATGCCATCCAAGGGCAGGAGGCCAAGGGCGAGGGCTGGGTGGGAGCTGGCGCCAGCGGGTGCCGTGggcgcagcagcagccaggctggtgCAACGAGTCGCGGGAGCAGCGGTGCGGGGTGGGGccagccccgggcagcgccgcggggcaggggacagggccTGGCGCTGGCTGCTCTCACCCCTGCTGCCCCACGCGCAGGTTTGAAGGCACCATCGCAGCACAGTTCTTCGGGCACACACACGTGGATGAGTTTGAGATGTTCTATGATGAGGAGACCCTGACACGCCCGGTCTCTGTGGCCTTTGTGGCACCCAGCGTCACCACCTACATCAACCTCAACCCCGGTGAGCCCtccgtcccctcccctcccctcccctcccctcctcccgcTCTGGCTGTGGCGCGGCCCTGCAGAACCCCCTACTGCTGCCCCCAGGCTACCGCGTGTACGAGGTGGACGGCGCCTACAACGGCAGCTCCCACGCCGTGCTGGACCACGAGACGTTCATCCTCAACCTCACCGAGGCCAACATGCCTGGGGCAGAGCCGCACTGGCAGCGCCTCTACCACGCCCGTGAGGCCTACGGGATGGCCACCGCCTTCCCCGCCGACTGGGACCTGCTCATCCGCCGCTTCCAGGATGACGAGCACCTCTTCCAGCGCTTCTGGTACCACTTCCACAAGGGTCACCCGCCCCGCGAGCCCTGCCTGGAGGCCTGCAAGGCAGCCCTGCTCTGCGCGCTGCGCACCGGCCGCTCGGCCGACCCCAGCCTCTGCCGGGTGCTGCGCCCAGCCCGGCCTTTCCGGCAGATCCTGCAGCTCTGGCGGCAGCGGCAGCTCTGCTGagcccggggctggcagcggcaccaggggacacgtggggatggggacagataCTCACCCATTctgtggggtgggaaggggcccCATCCTGGCTGCACGGGGCCACCACTTAGCCCTGCGCTCCCACTGGTGGCAGCCCCCAGCCGGCTGCATAATAAAGGTTGGTGATGGAGAGAGCCGACTgctggccccggggggggaACCTCCTTCAGCGGTGTGGAGctgggggatgctgcagggaaggggctgggccgggctggTGGAATGGGTTTATTAATTATTTAGTACAACACAGATCTTTGTTACAGCAGGAGGGGCGGCTCCGGAGCTGGGCAGCCCCGGCAGGGCCCCCGCACTGCAGGTTAGACCGCATGCATCGGGCAGGCAGCCTGCGCCCTGGCTGGGCAGCACCCGTCCCAGGAGGCGGCGAGGCCGCCCTGTGCACGGGACAgggccccgggcccggccctgCCACCCTGCGGGCACGCACGAGCACAGGGACCCACACGTGGGACGCAGCTGCCACCCGCCCGGggacactcacacacacacacgtgcccCGGCGCAGGCATGTGCCCCACGGCGCCCGGTGCAGCTGCCCCGTCCCAGTCCCGTCCTGgttgcagcaggcaggagcatgGGGCGGGCAGGGGTCTGGTCACTCCCCTCTGCTCTGATCACGGCGTCTGTGCCCCCAGGCGCTTGGGCTtcaggctgcccagcagggtcTGCACGCCCTTGCGGACGGTGGAGCCCACCCGGCGGGCCACTGAGTCAGCAGGCGGCgcgggcaggcaggagctggaggcctGGGGCCGGGCGTCCAAGCACTTCTGATAGcgcagctggggacagggggtgaGCAGGGCCGCGGGGGCGCAgcgggggggtgcggggccAGGGACACTCACCatgcaggcagcctgcagcgCCTCGCTCAGCCCTGCCGCGTTGGGCTCACACCAGACCATGTGGCAGCGGAAGGCGCCGGGGGCGCTGGCCATGATGAAGGCGAAGGAGCGGACGTCCCGGCCCACGCCCATGAAGGAGAGGAACCGCACGCGGCACTCGCACAGCACTGCCTCCGTCTGCAGGCACAGCACCGGGCTCACCaccaggatggggatggggacggggacggggacagggacggggatggggctgCCGCACCTGCTCATGGGTGATGGTGAGCGTGGCAGGTGCCACGTTGACCACGATGGGGGTCCAATGCTctttgctgctggtggccagTGCCGCCTCCAGCGCCGCGTTGATGACATCCATGCCTGGGACAGGCAGgtgggggctcggggcgggcaggggggaAGAGGGCCCCGTTCCCAGTGTGGGGCACACCCCAACACCAGCCTCCCTCCACGGCCCCCCAGGCTCACCCACGGGCTTTGTGACAGGTACGCAGCCCAGGTAGCAGACCGGGAACTTCTGCACCACCTCGCTCTTGGGCACCGGGAACTCCACTGCGGGCACGGGGCAGAGTCACCGCGCGcgccccgagcagccccccTGCACCAGCTGCACCCAACAGCCCCACGGCCAGCCCGCGCACAgcctgctgcccccctgcctgccctgtgtGCCCACCCGCacggcccctgcagccccacggcACTGCCCAtgtgcagcccccagcccccactgCATGCACGGGCAGGACACGGTCAGTCCCCGGGTGCCTGCGCCCCTCCCCGGGTCCCAGCCATACCCTGGAAGGGGATCTCCACCATCCTGGAGGAGTCCATGGAGAGGCCATTAGCCAGCGCCCGGGCGCTTCGCCGCTCCACCATGATCTGAGGAGAGCAGGGGGGCcacggacccccccccacagccTGTCACAATGCAGCCCCCCAACCTCTGCCCGGCAcaggcagcctggggacagaggggtgggggggagcacccggggcagccctgggctcaCCTGGGAGCAGACCTCATGCAGGCTGGTGGCGATGTCCTTGGCGGGGCTCTCGCAGCGGAAGACGTGGCACTTGAGCATCTGCGTCAGCTGGTCGCGGGCCACGTAGGCGAAGTCCCTGCAAGGAGGGGCTGCGCTCAGGGACCCCTCACAGGCCACCAGGGCCCCTGCCCCCCACCCACAAGGAGTGGGCCACCGCCACCAAGGCCCCCCCAGCACAgtgtgggcaggggctgggggcacgcgGCGCTGCCGTACCTCTCCCTGGGTGcccagccagagcagcaggagagagCCAGAGAACAGAGTCAGGGGGGCTGGGCGCACGCACACACCCCCAGCATGGGGCCCAGCACACCAGCACGGGGCAACACCCAGCCCACGGGacccccacctgccccaggaCCCCACAACCTCAGAGTACGGAGACCCCCCACACACCCTGAATGCGAACAGATGCACCCAGCACCCCGCACGTGCAGGAcgcccccgcaccccccccagTTCAGGGACCCACCCCACGCCCCAACTCTGGAGCAATGCCTGCACCCGGCATGCCAAGACACCCGTGCGTGCGCACCCCCCCCCTCTGTACCGGCCCTGCGGATCCCATGGGGACCCCTGCTTGCCCCCTGAGTTCCCCAGGAGACCCTGAACAGCCCTTGGCCCCACGCCCCCACCTGCCACTGTCACGCCCCACGCCCCAGACACGGATGCTGGCCACAGGCTGTGCGTGCAGCAGGGTCTGGTCCTGCGGGTCCACCAGCTTCAGCGtctggctctgcaggagcagcagcatggcccggccctggggggggctgtgtCAGGCCAGGGGCAGCCTGGGGTGAGGGGTGCAGGGACAGAGCACGGCATGCAGGGCATAGAGGGGATGTGCTGGAGGCCAGGGGTGATGCTGTGCTTGGGGAGGGAGGCACtcacccccccccaggcacccgGCGCTCCATGCTGGTGCAGGGACAGCTGGCGGATGCAGTTGTTGACGGCGACGCTGCTCCTCCCAGGCGCCAACTCCTCCTCGCTCATCTCCACCCAGCCCAGCGAGCGCACAGGGAAGCTCTGCGGGGCACGGCCCGGGTGGGCGCAGTCTGGCCCCCGCCGGCCCCATGCACCGGGGGGGCCAGGGGCAGCACCCCATCCAGCCGAGCCCCCCCCACAGTGGCAACAGCACGGCCACCACCCCAgggcccccatgtccccgtgaCACCGGAGCAGGAGGGGccaggggagctgggcaggagcccACCACCAGCGCGGCCCCACTCAGCCCCCGCTGTCCCAGCCTACCTTGGAGCCCGGCTCGTCCTCCTCAGCCAGGGCCGCACTGCAAGAGCGGGGCTGTCACCGCCTGCCACCGGCTGCCACCAGCTGCTCCCTGCGCACGGGGAACCCTGCGCCCCAGCTTGGTCAACGCAGCCCCCACCAAGCCCCCGAATCCCCACCTGATGCCCGGCGAGGCCGGGTCTGGTGCCGGTGGCTCCGCGTCCTGCACTCCAGGCTCGCCATCTGCCTCCTCTGCCGTGGGGTCCTGGGAAGGACAGAGGGTGGCAGGGCCGGGCGCAGCAGGCGATGTCCCCGGCCCCAACAGCCCCTCACCTTCCAGAAATCGCCATTGCCGAAGCGTTCAGTCGGAGCGAAGCCCGTCCAGGCGAGCTGTGGGAAGAGCGGACGGCTCAGGACAAATGCCAtagggcagccccacagcctgtGTTCCCCGACTCACCGGCTGCTCCTCGCAGGGGGTGCTGCCCTGGGAGCCGCGGGCAAGCCCTGCCGGGGGCTCCCACTGCGTGGTGCCAGTGGGGATGTGCCAGTAGTAGGTGCCCGAGGTGTCCTGCACCCGCATCCATCCCGCAGGCAGGTCTGAGTCCGTCTCGAAGGAGTTCCGGGTCCAGAAGGagtctggggagcaggggggaaCCGAGGCTGggacccctgcagccccacgcAGCCGGGCGGGGACCCCGGGGTGGTCGCCATGTGGGGGGTGTTGCCACATGGcgggggggcacagccaggcagggcagaggacCCCGCTGCCGTAAGAAAAGGAGTCCCAGCGGCCACCGGGACGGGGGGGCCAGGCCAGGCGGGACACCCAAACACCGGCCCAGGGGGCCGCGGGGATGCGGGAGCCCTCCCAGGCGAGCAGGCCCCAAGGCCCAGCCGCGCCCAGCAGGGCGATGGCCACGAGGCCCCCGCTGTGCTCAGcggccccccagcacccgcgGAACCCAGCCGCAGCCCACCCACGGCGCGGGACCAGCGGCACCGGGAGCCCCCCACCCAGACCCCTGCGCCTCAGGacccccgtccccagccccccgcagccATCCCGCCGCCGAGCGCGGACCCCGCGGCCCCTCCGCAGCGCCGCCCcgcccagcagcccccacgGCAGCGCCCGTCCCCACGGCGGTGCCGGGCCCGCGGCGGTTCCTGCCCGCCCCtcccggggggctcggggcagcccccggcggcCGGGCCCTGCGGCAGCGCTCACCTGGGCCGCGCCGGACCCGGCGTTTCCCCGGCAACCGCTGACGGCATCGCCGGGGGCCGCCGCTGGGCCGCGCCAGTGGGGGGGCGGGGATGCGCAgatggggggggctgggacagggatggggggggggggggccagggacagcgggggccgcgcggagggggccgggggctaCGTGGGGCAGCCGGGGCTCGGGGGCACGGCGGCAGGGGAGAggcaggtggggaagggagctggggcaCCGTGGGGGACCCCCGCGGCCGGGGGGGCGATGGGGAGCGCATCGGGACGCGCAGCCAGGAGGGTGCTGGGTGACTGCGCTGGGACAGCACGCCGTGGGGCACAGCACGGATGGATGTGCGACCGGCAccggcacggggggggcacagcccggCGGGGGCCACCACGCAGAAGGGAGCGATGCAGCGCGCGTGCCATGGAGCCGCGGGCAGCGCTGGGGGCAGCAGTGGGTGcaaggctggggagggcagaCAAAGACGCGGGGCTGAGAGGAGCaggctggggcacagcaggatgGGGCATGGGCACAGCTGGATGGGGCATGGGGGGCACAGCAGGATGGGGCACAGCAGGATGGGGCACAGCAGGATGGGGCACAGCAGGATGGATGGGCACAGCAGGATGGGGCACAGCAGGATGGGCACAGCTGGATGGGGCACAGCTGGATGGGCACAGCTGGATGGGGCACAGCAGGATGGGGCACAGCAGGATGGGCACAGCAGGATGGGGGGCACAGCTGGATGGGCACAGCTGGATGGGGCACAGCAGGATGGGCACAGCAGGATGGATGGGGCACAGCTGGATGGGGCACAGCAGGCTGGGCACAGCAGGATGGGGCACAGCAGGATGGGCACAGCAGGATGGGGCACAGCTGGATGGGGCACAGCTGGATGGGGCACAGCTGGATGGGCACAGCAGGATGGGTGGGCACAGCTGGATGGGGCACAGCTGGATGGGGCACAGCTGGATGGGGCACAGCAGGATGGGTCACAGCaggctggggcacagcaggatgGGGCACAGCAGGATGGGGCACAGCAGGATGGACAGCAGGATGGGGCACAGCTGGATGGGGCACAGCAGGATGGGCACAGCAGGATGGGGCACAGCAGGATGGGCACAGCTGGATGGGGCACAGCAGGATGGGGCACAGCAGGATGGGCACAGCAGGATGGGCACAGCAGGATGGGGCACAGCTGGATGGGGCACAGCTGGATGGGGCACAGCAGGATGGGGCACAGCAGGATGGGGCACAGCTGGATGGGCACAGCTGGATGGGGCAGcgcgctgggctgggggctgcaggggcagccGCAGGGCAGGCGAGTGGGGGGCATGCGGGGCCCACCTGCGTCGTCGGGGGAGCTGCCGGCTGGGCTGCCCTGGCTGAGCGTGGCCCAGCTGGAGTCCTCGTCGCTGGCGGTGCCGCTGCGCGCCCCGAAGAGACGGCTGGCGCTGCGGCCCTGCTCACGCGGCGCCCGCTCCCCGCTGGGCTCTGACTCGGCCGTGGCGGGGTCGCTCTGCACCGgggtggagtccccatccccatcctccgCGTCGTCCCCGTcatcatcctcctcctcttcctcctcctcctcgggggcACCCCGCAGGTCGATGAGCAGGGCCCCCCTGCCGGCAGCATTGCGGGCGTTGCGTGcggccacctccagctcctcggggggggggcccagctcGTTGCGGTTCTGGTCCCGCTCGGCTGCCCGGCGCAGCTGGTTCTGGCCCTCCTTCACCCACTTGGCATTGGCGGGCTCCTCGCCGGCCTGGGGGGGcgggcccccgccgccccccagctCCGTGCTCCCATGGAGGTGGCGGCCCTGGGGCGAGCCAGGGGGGGCCTTGgccggcagcagctccccgtGCTCGGGGGGGCCCTGCAGCGCCAGGctcagccccaggcagctgttGTCGTTGGCCAGGTCGCTGCGCTTGCTCAGGGACCCCGACATCGCGGggcctggggacagcagagaCGCCGGCAGGACCAGCGTCACCACGGGGAGCGGCTGCCATGGGGCCAGCACCGCCCGTGGGGCCGGCATCGCCCGTGGGGCCCCCGCCACGGGGCCAGCCCCATCCCTCACCTGCGGTGGCGGAGGCTCCTACAGCCCCCGGGGCGCCAGCTCCGCCGTGTCCATGGGGCCTGCGGGCAGCGGGcactggggacagcgggggcgGCAGTGGCGGCGGGggtgccccccctgcccccctgcccttccccagccgcccccccggccccgggccgccctcagcccgcggcggccccgcagccgcgACCCTGCCCCAcgcgccgtggggctcagccccgcagcgcccctGGGCCCGGTCCTGCCCGGCTCCCACGGCCGAGCccggccccccgcagccgcccccggccccccgggccccgtccccgtcccagTGCCCCCGCTGCGCCGGGCCCGGAGCCGCTCTCGCCCGACCCCCGGCCCCGGACCCCCCCTgcgcagccccggggggagcGGCCCCGCTGCGGCCCCTCCGGTACCTGCGGCGGCTCCgctgccggggggcggggggggtcggCTTCCGCTTCCGAGGGCggggcggagcggagcgggcacggcgcggtgcggggcggtgcggggcggtgcggggcggcgCGAGATGCAGCAGCGCAAGGCGGCGTGGGATGCTGCGgggcggcacggcacggcacgggatggcacggcacggcacgacacggcacggcacggcacggcacggcacggcacggcacggcacgggatGGAATGGCACGGGCTGACACGGGATGGCACGGGCTGACACGGGCTGACACGGCGCGGTGCGGCACgagggtgctggggcagcagcgcACGGTGCAGCGTGGTACGGCACGGAGCAGGctggctcggctcggcccggctcggcaccgggcagcagagggcagcacGGAGCAacgcg comes from Anser cygnoides isolate HZ-2024a breed goose chromosome 1, Taihu_goose_T2T_genome, whole genome shotgun sequence and encodes:
- the LOC136789731 gene encoding LOW QUALITY PROTEIN: keratin-associated protein 12-2-like (The sequence of the model RefSeq protein was modified relative to this genomic sequence to represent the inferred CDS: inserted 1 base in 1 codon), which gives rise to PACPPLACPAAAPAAPSPARCPIQLCPSSCAPSCCAPSCCAPSSCAPSSCAPSCCAHPAVPILLCPILLCPIQLCPSCCAPSCCAHPAVPHPAVPHPAVHPAVPHPAVPHPAVPQPAVTHPAVPHPAVPHPAVPHPAVPTHPAVPIQLCPIQLCPIQLCPILLCPSCCAPSCCXPACCAPSSCAPSILL